The following are from one region of the Gloeomargarita lithophora Alchichica-D10 genome:
- a CDS encoding Uma2 family endonuclease, with the protein MVFAPAITWEPLPADYLLPDDPVDNIQQPLLAHALNDALDGAGWVKPEMLIAINMGLVAKVAGKFVVKAPDWFYVSQVQPLPAGVIRRSYTPHCEGGSVAVVMEFLSDTDGNELAYRDTFPYGKLYFYEQILQVPVYVMYDPYRCHLTVRYWQNGRYILGTPDAQGRFWLAEMNLFLGLWSGERQGFDIPWLRWWDRSGNLLLWPLEQVRLAEQRVESAQRQATQEHQRAERLAARLRELGLNPDEL; encoded by the coding sequence ATGGTTTTTGCCCCTGCGATCACCTGGGAACCCCTCCCGGCGGATTACCTGCTCCCGGATGACCCGGTGGACAATATCCAACAACCCCTGCTGGCGCACGCCCTCAATGATGCCCTGGATGGTGCCGGGTGGGTCAAACCAGAAATGCTAATTGCCATTAACATGGGCTTGGTCGCCAAGGTGGCGGGTAAATTTGTGGTGAAAGCCCCGGATTGGTTTTACGTTTCGCAGGTACAGCCACTGCCAGCGGGGGTGATTCGCCGCAGTTACACCCCCCATTGCGAGGGTGGGTCGGTGGCGGTGGTGATGGAATTTCTCTCGGATACGGATGGGAATGAATTAGCCTACCGTGATACTTTTCCCTACGGCAAATTGTACTTTTATGAACAGATTTTACAGGTGCCGGTGTATGTGATGTATGACCCCTATCGGTGCCATTTAACCGTGCGTTATTGGCAAAATGGGCGGTATATTCTGGGAACTCCCGATGCCCAGGGTCGGTTTTGGCTGGCGGAAATGAATTTATTTTTGGGGTTGTGGTCGGGGGAACGGCAGGGCTTTGACATTCCTTGGTTGCGGTGGTGGGATCGGTCGGGTAATTTACTCCTGTGGCCGCTGGAACAGGTGCGACTCGCAGAACAACGGGTAGAATCAGCTCAACGTCAGGCAACCCAGGAACACCAACGGGCGGAACGACTGGCCGCTAGACTACGGGAGTTGGGGCTAAACCCAGATGAATTGTAA
- a CDS encoding CHAT domain-containing protein yields MYRKVALLLLVSLWLGQPLVLAQRRPNADNWQRADIPTLERLLSISRQQQRTGIEALILARLGELYQQQGQTAQAQAAYQQALALMTQSGNRLGETRLLSRMANAVTDPTTRIKLLERGMGLALNLPASERKALQNQLLSRLIQQGRSEQAYLWSDALRRQELQDFGEQIRAQIGTPAAQALLTQWRTLRQKWLQLQKNYDQDPSPALSQELLALQKELDSLKTQLTQQFPQLADWVQTSPRNLQKLQAQLPPQVAVLQPVLLSEASGGNVILFVVTAKSLTSTPVPVKPAELTTLIETYRNQLQNRRSQEFRTTSTQLYDLLIRPITAQLRQQNITHLSLIATDPFRTIPLETLYDQKEQKYLIQQYPVSYLTRISARNLAQNSPTGLKLLALGNPHPQDARALPGSEREVQAISELLTGSTRYLGKEATLVNFQRSAAGFPILHLATHGCFKDAGCPGLQMEPHTLLFADRNFQVADVAQLPLKNTDLVVLSACQTAVRTEESGGELAGVAYLFELAGARSVIASLWSVDDQVTSELMVEFYRQIYSGKPKAIALQNAKLTLINRHPYYWSPFILLGDSN; encoded by the coding sequence ATGTATCGGAAGGTAGCCTTACTTCTGCTGGTAAGTTTGTGGCTCGGCCAGCCCCTTGTTCTCGCCCAGCGGCGACCCAATGCGGACAACTGGCAACGGGCGGATATTCCCACTTTAGAACGACTCTTGAGCATCAGCCGCCAGCAACAGCGCACCGGCATCGAGGCTCTGATTTTAGCCCGCCTGGGGGAACTGTACCAACAACAGGGGCAAACCGCCCAGGCGCAAGCCGCCTACCAGCAAGCCCTGGCCCTGATGACCCAAAGTGGCAACCGCTTGGGGGAAACCCGGTTACTCAGCCGCATGGCCAACGCAGTCACCGACCCCACCACCCGGATTAAGCTATTGGAACGCGGGATGGGTTTGGCTCTGAATCTACCCGCCAGCGAGCGCAAAGCCCTGCAAAACCAACTTTTGTCCCGGTTGATTCAACAAGGCCGCAGTGAGCAAGCCTACCTGTGGAGCGATGCCCTGCGGCGACAGGAATTGCAGGATTTTGGCGAACAGATTCGGGCGCAAATCGGCACCCCCGCAGCCCAAGCCCTGCTCACCCAATGGCGTACCCTGCGGCAAAAGTGGTTACAACTGCAAAAAAACTACGACCAAGACCCCAGCCCCGCCCTTTCCCAAGAATTGCTGGCTCTACAAAAAGAATTAGACAGCCTCAAAACCCAACTCACCCAACAATTTCCCCAACTGGCCGACTGGGTGCAGACCTCCCCCCGCAATTTGCAAAAGCTCCAAGCCCAATTGCCCCCCCAGGTGGCGGTACTCCAACCCGTCCTCCTCAGCGAAGCCAGTGGCGGTAATGTAATTTTATTTGTGGTCACGGCCAAGTCCCTCACCAGCACCCCCGTCCCGGTCAAACCCGCAGAATTGACCACTCTGATCGAAACCTACCGCAATCAACTGCAAAACCGTCGCTCCCAGGAATTTCGCACCACCAGCACTCAACTCTACGACCTGCTGATCCGTCCGATCACGGCTCAATTGCGCCAGCAAAACATTACCCATCTCAGCCTGATCGCCACCGACCCTTTTCGCACCATCCCCTTGGAAACCCTCTACGATCAAAAAGAGCAAAAGTACTTAATTCAGCAGTACCCCGTCAGTTATCTCACCCGGATTTCCGCCCGCAACCTCGCCCAAAATTCCCCCACTGGCCTGAAATTGCTGGCTCTGGGCAATCCCCACCCTCAAGATGCCCGTGCCTTACCCGGTTCCGAACGAGAAGTCCAAGCCATTAGCGAATTATTAACCGGTAGTACCCGTTATTTAGGCAAAGAAGCCACTCTGGTAAATTTCCAGCGCAGTGCCGCCGGATTTCCTATTTTGCACCTGGCGACCCACGGGTGTTTCAAAGATGCAGGCTGTCCGGGTTTGCAGATGGAACCCCATACCCTGCTGTTTGCGGATCGTAATTTTCAGGTGGCGGATGTGGCACAACTGCCCTTAAAAAATACGGATTTGGTCGTACTCAGTGCCTGTCAAACCGCCGTCCGCACAGAAGAATCTGGTGGCGAATTAGCGGGGGTGGCCTACTTGTTTGAATTGGCCGGTGCCCGCAGTGTGATTGCCAGTTTGTGGAGCGTGGATGACCAGGTCACCAGCGAACTCATGGTCGAGTTTTATCGGCAAATCTATTCAGGTAAACCCAAGGCCATTGCCCTACAAAATGCCAAATTAACCCTGATCAATCGCCATCCCTACTATTGGTCGCCCTTTATTTTATTGGGGGATTCTAATTAA
- the menA gene encoding 2-carboxy-1,4-naphthoquinone phytyltransferase, whose translation MTTTARADLWFQALNPLIYTAAVIPVLVGTTASYAEAPTLFKGTTFAWVLAGVVLLQAWLNITNDVYDAETGVDVNKPSSLVNLTGQSMLLQIIAWSCLALGMVCIYIVNANLADNWILGIAGAGIGLGYCYQGPPFRFSYRGWGEPMTFIAFGPLSTLAASYAQLGRFSPMAFGASLVVGCLVTGIIFAHHFPQVADDQRAGKRSPVVQWGSKRASRVYPWVVLPAYGITVGGVWLGILPLTALLFLVSLPLALRLVTFLWQNHEGAASGGAMPLAVGLHALGGALLAVGLWGAQANLF comes from the coding sequence ATGACGACGACCGCCCGTGCTGACCTGTGGTTTCAAGCCCTGAATCCCCTTATCTATACCGCCGCCGTGATCCCGGTTTTGGTGGGGACAACCGCCAGCTACGCCGAAGCCCCCACCTTGTTCAAAGGGACAACCTTCGCCTGGGTGTTGGCGGGGGTGGTGTTATTACAAGCCTGGTTGAATATCACCAATGATGTCTATGATGCCGAAACCGGCGTAGATGTGAACAAACCCTCGTCTCTGGTGAACCTTACCGGCCAATCAATGTTATTACAAATTATTGCTTGGTCATGTCTGGCCTTGGGCATGGTATGTATTTATATCGTTAATGCAAATTTGGCGGATAATTGGATTTTGGGCATCGCCGGGGCGGGCATCGGGCTGGGGTATTGTTACCAGGGGCCACCCTTTCGGTTCAGCTATCGGGGTTGGGGGGAGCCGATGACGTTTATCGCCTTTGGCCCTTTGTCAACTTTGGCGGCCAGCTATGCCCAGTTGGGGCGGTTCAGCCCAATGGCCTTTGGGGCTTCCTTGGTGGTGGGGTGTTTGGTCACCGGGATTATTTTTGCCCACCATTTCCCGCAGGTGGCGGACGACCAACGGGCAGGGAAACGGTCGCCCGTGGTGCAGTGGGGTAGCAAACGCGCCAGCCGGGTTTATCCCTGGGTGGTTTTGCCCGCCTATGGCATCACGGTGGGGGGGGTCTGGCTGGGCATTTTACCGCTAACGGCCTTGCTATTTTTGGTCAGTCTGCCCCTGGCGCTACGCCTGGTCACCTTTCTCTGGCAGAACCATGAAGGAGCGGCCAGTGGGGGAGCCATGCCCCTGGCGGTGGGGTTACACGCCCTGGGGGGTGCATTACTCGCAGTAGGACTCTGGGGCGCCCAGGCCAATTTGTTTTAA
- the ybeY gene encoding rRNA maturation RNase YbeY produces MLELDCTGDLVDHALVNLPWQDWLTYWLTDLKPPLAPSYELGLRLTDDGEIQALNRDYRGQDVPTDVLAFSALEVGVPWVADAPLFLGDIVISVPTAQRQAAPGALTNELAWLAAHGLLHLLGWDHPDAPRLTQMLAKQEALLKQIGLGAPESYCE; encoded by the coding sequence GTGCTTGAACTCGACTGCACCGGCGACCTGGTTGACCATGCGCTGGTAAATTTACCCTGGCAGGACTGGCTGACCTACTGGCTAACGGACTTAAAACCACCGCTGGCTCCCAGCTACGAACTGGGTTTGCGCCTCACGGATGATGGGGAAATCCAGGCTCTCAATCGGGACTATCGGGGTCAGGATGTGCCCACGGATGTTTTGGCGTTTAGTGCTTTGGAGGTGGGGGTGCCCTGGGTTGCCGATGCCCCTTTATTTTTGGGAGATATTGTCATTTCTGTGCCCACCGCCCAACGACAAGCGGCTCCCGGAGCATTGACCAATGAGTTGGCCTGGTTAGCGGCGCATGGGCTATTGCACCTGTTGGGTTGGGATCATCCCGATGCCCCCCGGTTGACCCAAATGCTGGCCAAGCAAGAGGCATTATTAAAACAAATTGGCCTGGGCGCCCCAGAGTCCTACTGCGAGTAA
- a CDS encoding glycosyltransferase family 2 protein yields MRQVSVVVPIYNEVENIPHLLPAVAGVLAEAGLDYELICVDDGSQDGSTERLRHLAQERYDLKVVVLRRNYGQTAAMAAGFDQAAGRVVVTLDGDLQNDPQDIPRLLAKLDEGYDLVSGWRQARQDHGVTRLLPSRVANWLIGRVTGVQLHDYGCTLKAYRRELLQDMNLYGELHRFLPALAYIEGARIAELPVRHHPRRFGQSKYGLGRTFRVMMDLLTIAFMKTFLTRPMHVFGLLGLGFLGLGLGLGIYLLVLKVGLSQSIGQRPLLFLAGLAVISGLQLFCFGLLAELLMRTYHESQGRPIYRVREVVGGEPPVLVNGNPLRP; encoded by the coding sequence ATGCGGCAAGTTTCCGTGGTGGTGCCGATTTACAACGAGGTGGAGAATATCCCCCATCTCCTGCCAGCGGTGGCGGGGGTGCTGGCCGAGGCGGGTTTAGACTATGAATTAATTTGCGTGGATGACGGCTCCCAGGATGGTTCTACGGAACGATTGCGGCATTTAGCCCAGGAACGCTACGACCTGAAGGTGGTGGTTTTGCGGCGCAATTATGGCCAGACGGCGGCGATGGCGGCGGGGTTTGACCAGGCGGCGGGGCGGGTGGTGGTCACCTTGGACGGGGATTTACAAAACGACCCCCAGGATATTCCCCGCTTGCTGGCAAAATTGGACGAGGGCTATGACCTGGTAAGTGGTTGGCGGCAGGCACGGCAGGATCATGGGGTGACCCGGTTGCTTCCATCCCGGGTGGCAAATTGGCTGATTGGCCGGGTAACGGGAGTACAACTGCATGACTATGGCTGTACCCTCAAGGCGTACCGGCGGGAATTGCTCCAGGATATGAATCTATATGGGGAACTGCATCGCTTTTTACCCGCCTTGGCCTACATCGAGGGGGCACGGATTGCAGAATTGCCAGTGCGTCACCATCCCCGCCGGTTTGGACAAAGTAAGTACGGTTTGGGGCGCACCTTCCGGGTAATGATGGATTTGCTCACCATTGCCTTTATGAAAACCTTTCTCACCCGCCCGATGCACGTCTTTGGCCTGCTGGGTTTGGGGTTTCTGGGGCTGGGGCTGGGGTTGGGAATCTACCTGCTGGTGCTGAAAGTAGGGCTAAGCCAAAGCATTGGTCAACGTCCCCTATTATTTTTGGCGGGGTTAGCGGTGATTTCGGGACTGCAACTGTTTTGCTTTGGTTTGCTGGCCGAATTGCTAATGCGTACCTACCACGAATCCCAGGGGCGACCCATTTACCGGGTGCGGGAGGTGGTGGGTGGGGAACCGCCCGTGTTAGTCAATGGAAATCCGCTGCGGCCTTGA
- the pyrR gene encoding bifunctional pyr operon transcriptional regulator/uracil phosphoribosyltransferase PyrR, with amino-acid sequence MEIELFSAEELRRTLNRLTSQVVEATPHLADLCLLGIHTRGVPLAQRLAHNIHQWETVQVPVGALDITFYRDDLDRIGARTPAPTQVPFDITGRVVVLVDDVIYSGRTVRAALEAIKDHGRPQVVRLAVLIDRGHRELPIHPDFTGKVVPTSREEAVRVCLAETDHRDRIILAKKTG; translated from the coding sequence GTGGAAATCGAACTATTTTCGGCGGAAGAACTGCGGCGTACCCTGAATCGGCTGACTTCCCAAGTGGTGGAAGCTACGCCCCATTTGGCGGATTTATGTTTGTTGGGCATCCACACCCGCGGGGTACCCCTGGCGCAACGGTTGGCGCACAATATCCACCAGTGGGAGACGGTGCAGGTGCCGGTGGGGGCGTTGGATATTACCTTTTACCGGGATGATTTGGATCGCATTGGTGCCCGTACTCCGGCTCCGACCCAGGTGCCGTTTGACATTACCGGGCGGGTGGTGGTGCTGGTGGATGATGTGATTTATAGTGGCCGGACGGTGCGGGCGGCTTTGGAGGCGATCAAAGACCACGGTCGCCCCCAGGTGGTGCGCTTGGCGGTGTTGATAGACCGGGGGCATCGGGAATTGCCCATTCACCCGGATTTTACGGGCAAAGTGGTGCCCACATCGCGAGAAGAGGCGGTGCGGGTGTGTTTGGCGGAAACTGACCACCGGGATCGGATTATTCTGGCAAAGAAAACGGGATAA
- a CDS encoding Eco47II family restriction endonuclease: MRDYNLGFISNENIYSHVKETVKKYRFSVDLAEFNRNLVDPIKLTFDTRVYRKDIEFVIESEVLRQIDKSNTNHIGYFHQNIFQYLGHGWEVPAQGYDIINTELKYFIEIKNKHNTMNSSSAQKTYMRMQNTLLSSPEAICLLVEVIARKSQNVTWRVSLDGQTVSNERIRRVSIDKFYELVTGNRVAFRELCEKLPLIIQDVVEDNNFEAESNSVFKELRTIDPNLLKSIYLLSFREYEGFNDFNV; encoded by the coding sequence ATGAGAGATTATAATCTTGGCTTTATAAGTAATGAAAATATTTATAGTCACGTCAAAGAGACTGTAAAGAAATACAGATTTAGCGTTGACTTGGCTGAATTCAACAGAAATTTAGTTGATCCAATCAAATTGACATTTGATACAAGAGTTTATCGTAAAGACATTGAATTTGTAATCGAAAGTGAGGTATTAAGACAAATAGATAAATCCAATACAAATCATATTGGATATTTTCATCAAAACATATTTCAATACTTAGGTCACGGATGGGAAGTACCAGCCCAAGGATACGACATTATTAATACTGAACTCAAGTATTTTATCGAAATAAAAAATAAGCATAATACCATGAATTCTTCATCTGCTCAGAAGACTTATATGAGAATGCAAAATACTTTACTATCTAGTCCAGAGGCAATATGTCTGCTAGTAGAAGTGATTGCACGAAAAAGTCAAAATGTTACATGGAGAGTGAGTTTAGATGGTCAAACTGTCTCCAACGAAAGAATACGTCGTGTTTCCATTGATAAATTTTATGAGCTTGTGACTGGTAACAGAGTTGCATTTAGGGAATTGTGTGAGAAGCTTCCTTTAATAATCCAAGACGTAGTCGAGGATAACAATTTTGAGGCCGAATCTAACTCTGTATTCAAAGAGTTAAGGACTATTGATCCGAATTTATTGAAAAGTATTTATCTGCTTTCTTTTAGGGAATATGAAGGATTTAATGATTTCAATGTTTGA
- the dcm gene encoding DNA (cytosine-5-)-methyltransferase, with protein sequence MKDLMISMFDSDVVSAELLADIVSVSKATLLKWEKSGRLIPSQNSITHRKEYKVSQLIQFEEVRNMINSNWDQELNVKPAKDFSSVELFAGAGGLALGLEKAGFNAVALNELDEDACKTLQGNHSQWNVIQGDVKNVDFAKFIDVDLVSGGFPCQAFSYAGEKLGFEDTRGTLFFEFSRAVKEIRPKVFLGENVRGLLNHDNGKTLSVIKSIISDLGYTLIEPKVLKALFYRVPQKRERLFFVGIRNDLVKFAKFQWPSPYYRILVLKDALKAGELYATDVPKSEGQSYPNRKREILSYIPQGGYWRDLPDDLQREYMQGSYFLSGGKTGMARRLSWDEPSLTLTCSPAQKQTERCHPEETRPLTIREYARIQTFPDEWHFSGSVSSQYKQIGNAVPVNLAYAVGRSIIALLNSIDAEVDLGSDSLAFNGSFHSRQLTLLNT encoded by the coding sequence ATGAAGGATTTAATGATTTCAATGTTTGATTCAGACGTGGTTTCAGCAGAATTGCTGGCAGATATAGTTTCTGTATCAAAAGCTACGCTATTAAAGTGGGAAAAAAGTGGGAGACTGATTCCTTCTCAAAATTCTATTACGCACAGAAAAGAATATAAAGTTTCTCAACTAATTCAGTTTGAAGAAGTGAGAAATATGATAAACAGTAATTGGGATCAGGAATTGAATGTTAAGCCTGCAAAAGACTTTTCATCGGTTGAACTTTTTGCGGGTGCGGGCGGACTAGCTCTAGGACTGGAAAAAGCCGGATTTAATGCAGTCGCTCTCAATGAACTCGATGAAGATGCTTGCAAAACTCTCCAAGGGAATCATTCTCAATGGAATGTCATTCAAGGCGATGTAAAGAATGTAGATTTTGCTAAATTTATTGATGTTGATCTTGTGTCTGGCGGATTTCCGTGTCAAGCATTTTCCTATGCGGGCGAAAAATTAGGTTTTGAGGATACCAGAGGCACACTATTTTTTGAATTTTCCCGAGCAGTAAAAGAAATAAGACCGAAGGTTTTTCTAGGTGAAAATGTGCGTGGTTTGTTAAATCATGACAATGGGAAAACGTTGTCTGTTATAAAATCGATTATCTCAGATTTAGGGTATACGCTGATTGAACCAAAAGTTTTGAAGGCACTGTTCTATCGCGTCCCTCAAAAGAGAGAGCGTTTATTTTTTGTTGGGATCAGAAACGACTTAGTTAAGTTTGCAAAATTTCAATGGCCATCACCGTATTACAGAATATTGGTTTTGAAAGATGCTTTGAAAGCAGGCGAATTATATGCTACTGATGTTCCAAAATCAGAAGGTCAATCTTATCCCAACAGAAAAAGGGAAATACTATCCTATATTCCTCAAGGTGGTTACTGGAGAGATTTGCCGGATGATCTCCAAAGAGAATATATGCAAGGTAGTTATTTCTTAAGTGGTGGTAAAACTGGTATGGCACGGCGGCTTTCATGGGATGAGCCGAGTTTAACGCTCACCTGTTCTCCGGCTCAAAAACAAACCGAGAGATGTCATCCAGAGGAGACAAGACCCTTAACCATTAGAGAGTATGCCAGGATACAAACATTCCCAGATGAATGGCATTTTTCAGGTTCCGTGAGTAGTCAATATAAACAAATTGGTAATGCGGTGCCTGTGAATTTGGCTTACGCAGTCGGTCGTAGTATTATTGCTCTATTAAATAGTATTGACGCAGAGGTTGATCTAGGAAGTGATTCTTTAGCATTTAATGGGTCATTTCACTCCAGACAATTAACTTTGCTAAACACCTAA
- a CDS encoding type II toxin-antitoxin system HicB family antitoxin: MKQKRQFTAIIEREGNGYISLCPELDIASQGETIEESRNNLIEALELFFETADLSEIESRLHGEIFVTSLEVIVG, from the coding sequence ATGAAACAAAAACGGCAGTTCACGGCAATCATCGAACGTGAGGGCAATGGATATATTTCTTTATGCCCAGAATTAGATATTGCAAGTCAAGGAGAGACCATTGAGGAATCTCGTAATAATCTAATTGAGGCATTAGAGCTATTTTTTGAAACTGCTGATCTTTCAGAGATTGAGAGTCGCTTGCACGGAGAGATATTTGTGACCAGTTTGGAGGTAATAGTTGGGTAG
- a CDS encoding type II toxin-antitoxin system HicA family toxin, whose product MGRLRVLSAREVCQILEGQGFTKIRQRGSHIIMQKQTEDSTITVPIPNCSEIRIGTLQSIIRQSGLPRSLFEVSR is encoded by the coding sequence TTGGGTAGGCTACGAGTTCTATCCGCTCGTGAAGTCTGTCAAATTCTTGAAGGACAGGGATTTACGAAGATACGGCAACGAGGTAGCCACATTATCATGCAAAAGCAAACAGAAGATTCAACAATTACCGTTCCTATTCCTAATTGCTCAGAGATACGGATTGGTACTTTGCAGTCAATCATTCGTCAGTCAGGGTTACCTCGGTCATTGTTTGAAGTCTCTCGGTAG
- a CDS encoding pentapeptide repeat-containing protein, protein MVVTLALTALPALAQPEAVQRLKNTRECVNCNLSGADLRGINLIGANLSGANLSGARLGAGDMDLNRTALSRANLSGANLSGADLSNASLYGTNLTGANLTGANLTGVSLVGANLTGANGQGVNLTGAVLVNTNLTNTNLSGAILNQAFIAEVIYKSTRLPDGSVRN, encoded by the coding sequence ATGGTTGTAACACTGGCTTTGACGGCACTGCCCGCATTGGCGCAACCGGAGGCGGTACAACGGCTCAAAAACACCCGTGAGTGCGTGAACTGTAATCTCAGCGGGGCGGACTTGCGGGGCATTAATCTCATTGGGGCAAACCTGAGCGGGGCAAATTTGAGTGGGGCGAGGCTGGGGGCTGGGGATATGGATTTGAATCGCACCGCCCTCAGTCGGGCCAATTTGAGTGGGGCAAATTTGAGTGGGGCGGATTTAAGCAATGCCAGTCTGTACGGCACGAATTTGACGGGTGCCAATCTCACGGGTGCCAATTTAACCGGGGTGAGCCTAGTGGGAGCCAATTTAACCGGTGCCAATGGGCAGGGGGTAAATTTAACGGGAGCCGTGTTGGTAAACACAAATTTGACCAATACCAACCTGAGTGGAGCCATTTTGAATCAAGCCTTTATCGCCGAAGTAATCTACAAAAGCACCCGTTTACCCGATGGCTCAGTCCGCAATTGA
- a CDS encoding DUF3011 domain-containing protein, with protein sequence MPTATTAQTARTITCESVNGRYVTCMTDTSGGVTLQRQLSGTGCVENRTWGVNNQGIWVDKGCRGVFSVAAGPTTLTCRSVNFKYQFCQIDTRGGVRLARQLSDTRCTLNSSWGYDNRGIWVDKGCGAEFLVGAANPITPTPPVNSGQVIRCESANNRRVDCPVNTRQATVTLRRQLSGAACVPNRTWGYDNRGIWVTSGCRGEFLVAAGNANVPPKDQLVVCRSRNGTYIRCAANTRRGVLLQRQLTNRPCRQNQTWGFDNQGIWVTQGCEAEFLVRR encoded by the coding sequence ATGCCCACGGCAACGACTGCCCAAACCGCTCGCACCATTACCTGTGAGTCGGTGAATGGCCGTTACGTTACCTGCATGACGGATACCAGCGGCGGGGTGACCTTGCAACGGCAATTGAGTGGCACCGGTTGTGTGGAAAATCGCACCTGGGGCGTGAACAACCAGGGTATTTGGGTGGATAAAGGCTGTCGGGGGGTGTTTAGTGTCGCCGCCGGGCCGACCACCCTCACCTGTCGGTCGGTGAATTTCAAGTATCAGTTTTGTCAAATTGACACCCGGGGTGGGGTGCGCTTAGCCCGCCAGTTGAGTGATACCCGTTGCACCTTGAATAGTAGCTGGGGTTATGACAACCGGGGCATCTGGGTGGACAAAGGCTGTGGGGCGGAGTTTTTGGTGGGGGCGGCCAATCCCATTACTCCTACGCCGCCGGTGAACTCTGGGCAGGTGATTCGCTGTGAGTCGGCAAATAACCGCCGGGTTGACTGTCCAGTGAATACCCGCCAAGCGACCGTGACCCTGCGGCGGCAATTGAGTGGTGCGGCCTGTGTGCCAAACCGCACCTGGGGTTATGACAACCGGGGCATCTGGGTCACCAGCGGCTGTCGGGGGGAATTTTTGGTGGCGGCGGGGAACGCCAACGTCCCGCCCAAGGATCAACTGGTGGTGTGCCGCTCCCGCAATGGCACCTATATCCGTTGTGCCGCCAATACCCGCCGGGGGGTGCTTCTGCAACGGCAGTTGACCAACCGTCCTTGCCGCCAAAATCAAACCTGGGGTTTTGACAATCAGGGCATCTGGGTCACCCAGGGCTGTGAAGCGGAGTTTCTCGTGCGGAGATGA
- a CDS encoding 7-carboxy-7-deazaguanine synthase QueE — translation MNQKANLVEIFAAIQGEGSYLGERQIFLRLGGCDLRCRFCDSPHTWQTKPHARVEVTAGERDFQPVTNPVTRAQILAWLHRQAQGGRHQAISITGGEPLLQANFLAALLPELTAQIPLPIYLETGGHRPQELAQVLPWVSIIAMDYKLPSVSGESQHRAHQEFLTQAIGTGVELFVKIILDQHTQTSELAAALAMIQAIAPEILVILQPVTPRPTSPAPTPAQVLGWQKLAQDYMQKVRVIPQTHPFLGQL, via the coding sequence ATGAACCAAAAGGCTAACCTGGTGGAAATTTTCGCCGCCATCCAGGGGGAAGGTAGCTACCTGGGGGAACGGCAAATTTTTCTGCGGTTGGGGGGCTGTGACCTGCGCTGTCGGTTTTGTGACAGTCCCCATACCTGGCAGACCAAGCCCCACGCTCGGGTGGAAGTTACTGCTGGGGAGCGGGATTTCCAACCGGTAACCAATCCCGTTACCAGGGCGCAGATTTTGGCCTGGTTACACCGGCAAGCCCAGGGAGGGCGGCATCAAGCCATTAGCATCACCGGCGGCGAACCCCTGTTGCAGGCGAATTTTTTGGCCGCATTGTTACCCGAATTAACCGCTCAGATTCCCCTCCCCATTTACTTGGAAACCGGCGGTCATCGCCCCCAGGAATTAGCCCAGGTGTTGCCTTGGGTGAGTATTATCGCTATGGATTACAAGCTACCCAGCGTCAGTGGCGAATCCCAGCATCGGGCGCACCAGGAATTTCTCACCCAGGCGATCGGCACCGGGGTAGAACTTTTTGTGAAAATCATCCTGGATCAGCACACCCAAACCTCAGAATTGGCGGCGGCTCTGGCGATGATCCAAGCCATTGCCCCGGAGATTTTGGTCATTTTGCAACCCGTTACCCCCCGCCCCACCAGCCCCGCTCCCACCCCGGCGCAGGTATTGGGCTGGCAAAAACTCGCCCAGGATTATATGCAAAAGGTGCGGGTGATTCCCCAAACCCATCCCTTCTTGGGGCAATTGTAA